In the Nerophis ophidion isolate RoL-2023_Sa linkage group LG01, RoL_Noph_v1.0, whole genome shotgun sequence genome, one interval contains:
- the LOC133559436 gene encoding bMERB domain-containing protein 1-like isoform X2 yields the protein MMEMKRESFHQYGSLERTPWSRDNNKAEDDVVSMADSSLTADDIEGELFKIERIRDVLVRRESELRYMMDDIQLCKEITRLKKELHKLVSLPDKDKSNEDRQKEEELLQQIHKLVETRDFLVDDVEFERLREKEEDKEMADFLRSKFPRHLQKTGVPTRRVAPRAQQNSSPFAKTGLTLLKECCGFTCSVM from the exons ATGATGGAGATGAAGAGAGAATCTTTCCATCAGTATGGATCCCTGGAGCGCACGCCGTGGAGCAGAGACAACAACAAAGCAG AGGACGATGTGGTGTCCATGGCAGACTCCAGCCTCACTGCAGACGATATCGAGGGCGAACTCTTCAAGATCGAGAGGATTAGAGACGTTCTGGTCCGCAGGGAGTCAGAGCTCAGATACAT GATGGATGACATTCAGCTGTGCAAGGAGATAACTCGACTCAAAAAGGAGCTGCACAAATTAGTGTCCCTGCCAG ATAAGGACAAGTCCAACGAGGACCGGCAAAAGGAAGAGGAACTTCTGCAGCAAATTCACAAACTGGTGGAAACCAGAGATTTCCTTGTGGATGATGTCGAGTTTGAAAGACTCAG GGAGAAGGAGGAAGATAAGGAAATGGCTGACTTTCTGAGGTCGAAATTTCCAAGACACCTGCAGAAAACAG GTGTGCCAACAAGGCGAGTCGCACCCAGGGCCCAGCAGAACTCCTCTCCCTTCGCCAAAACGGGCCTCACCCTGCTGAAGGAGTGCTGCGGCTTCACGTGCTCCGTCATGTAG
- the LOC133559436 gene encoding bMERB domain-containing protein 1-like isoform X3 has protein sequence MMEMKRESFHQYGSLERTPWSRDNNKAEDDVVSMADSSLTADDIEGELFKIERIRDVLVRRESELRYMMDDIQLCKEITRLKKELHKLVSLPDKDKSNEDRQKEEELLQQIHKLVETRDFLVDDVEFERLRCANKASRTQGPAELLSLRQNGPHPAEGVLRLHVLRHVASLLASLNVRI, from the exons ATGATGGAGATGAAGAGAGAATCTTTCCATCAGTATGGATCCCTGGAGCGCACGCCGTGGAGCAGAGACAACAACAAAGCAG AGGACGATGTGGTGTCCATGGCAGACTCCAGCCTCACTGCAGACGATATCGAGGGCGAACTCTTCAAGATCGAGAGGATTAGAGACGTTCTGGTCCGCAGGGAGTCAGAGCTCAGATACAT GATGGATGACATTCAGCTGTGCAAGGAGATAACTCGACTCAAAAAGGAGCTGCACAAATTAGTGTCCCTGCCAG ATAAGGACAAGTCCAACGAGGACCGGCAAAAGGAAGAGGAACTTCTGCAGCAAATTCACAAACTGGTGGAAACCAGAGATTTCCTTGTGGATGATGTCGAGTTTGAAAGACTCAG GTGTGCCAACAAGGCGAGTCGCACCCAGGGCCCAGCAGAACTCCTCTCCCTTCGCCAAAACGGGCCTCACCCTGCTGAAGGAGTGCTGCGGCTTCACGTGCTCCGTCATGTAGCTTCCCTTCTTGCCAGTTTAAACGTCCGCATATAA